Proteins from a single region of Sediminispirochaeta bajacaliforniensis DSM 16054:
- the gltX gene encoding glutamate--tRNA ligase — protein MSVRVRYAPSPTGLQHIGGIRTALFNYFFARSSGGSFILRIEDTDRERYHDEALEDLFETLRWLGIEWDEGPKKGGDYGPYIQSERHELYQEYTKKLIESGHAYYCFCSSERLETLRQEQQKNKASRVGYDGHCRSIPFEEAKQRIAAGEHPVVRFKVPAEGKTSFDDVLLGTVTRKNRDIPPDPVILKSDGFPTYHLANVVDDHLMKITHILRAQEWIPSGALHVLLYRAFGWEPPVYCHLPMVMGKDGQKLSKRHGATAVREFRKAGYLPEALINYVSLIGWSYDGEREFFTKEELEKLFSLEKINKAPGVFDYRKLEWFNGQYIRRMNDTKLVERMLPFLEKAGLVSDPPEASQVELVKQMVPLVKERMKFIPDAGEICRFAFEEPSGYTAEELIAKKMDAASTIIAMEAGRTIIEAMKRADDDAVEEMFREKSEELGFKLGQMLSPLRVAITGSTVSPPLFGSIRLIGIDKALDRIDRGIELLKK, from the coding sequence ATGAGTGTACGCGTACGTTATGCCCCGTCTCCGACCGGGCTCCAGCATATCGGGGGAATCAGAACCGCCCTGTTTAATTATTTTTTTGCCCGATCCAGCGGTGGATCCTTTATCCTCAGAATCGAGGATACCGATCGTGAACGGTATCATGATGAGGCCTTGGAGGATCTCTTCGAGACCCTCCGCTGGCTGGGAATAGAGTGGGATGAGGGACCGAAAAAGGGTGGCGATTACGGCCCTTATATTCAATCCGAACGCCATGAGCTCTACCAGGAATATACCAAGAAGCTGATCGAAAGTGGACATGCCTATTACTGTTTTTGCAGTTCCGAACGGCTTGAAACACTTCGGCAGGAGCAGCAGAAGAACAAGGCCTCCCGCGTGGGCTATGATGGTCATTGTCGTTCGATTCCTTTCGAGGAGGCGAAACAGCGGATTGCTGCGGGAGAGCATCCTGTCGTCCGCTTTAAGGTCCCCGCAGAAGGGAAAACCTCGTTTGATGATGTCCTGCTGGGTACGGTGACCAGAAAAAACCGCGACATACCGCCTGATCCTGTGATTCTCAAGAGCGACGGTTTTCCCACGTATCACCTTGCGAATGTGGTTGACGACCATCTCATGAAGATTACCCATATCCTGCGCGCACAGGAGTGGATTCCTTCCGGAGCGCTTCATGTGCTGCTTTATCGGGCTTTCGGTTGGGAGCCGCCGGTCTATTGTCATCTTCCCATGGTTATGGGTAAGGATGGACAAAAGTTATCGAAGCGCCACGGTGCCACCGCTGTGCGGGAATTCCGAAAGGCCGGTTATTTGCCGGAGGCCCTGATCAATTACGTGAGTCTTATCGGCTGGAGCTACGACGGCGAGCGGGAGTTCTTCACAAAAGAAGAACTGGAGAAGCTCTTCAGCCTGGAAAAAATCAACAAGGCGCCGGGGGTTTTTGATTACCGGAAGCTTGAGTGGTTCAACGGGCAGTATATCCGCCGGATGAATGATACCAAGCTGGTCGAACGTATGCTTCCTTTCCTTGAGAAAGCGGGTTTGGTTTCCGATCCCCCGGAAGCATCTCAAGTGGAGCTTGTGAAGCAGATGGTTCCTCTGGTAAAGGAACGGATGAAGTTCATTCCCGATGCCGGTGAGATCTGCCGATTTGCCTTTGAGGAACCTTCCGGCTATACGGCGGAAGAGCTTATTGCGAAAAAAATGGATGCCGCATCTACCATCATTGCAATGGAAGCGGGTAGAACAATTATCGAGGCCATGAAAAGGGCCGACGACGATGCCGTCGAAGAGATGTTCAGAGAAAAATCCGAGGAGTTGGGTTTCAAGTTGGGACAAATGCTCTCTCCTCTTCGTGTCGCCATTACCGGCAGCACCGTTTCTCCGCCTCTTTTCGGCTCCATTCGACTGATTGGAATAGACAAAGCCCTGGATCGTATCGACCGGGGAATAGAATTGCTCAAGAAGTGA
- a CDS encoding HD-GYP domain-containing protein, producing the protein MKSISTSSLEPQIYINAPLFLDEGYVLLTPDIPVTRRLIERLESWYFETVYSDGMPVDAPPADGTGKVGVLDATMKESEALQNAVDFITEETGKLAKVYTSFLEHNVLSINELSDIVKEIIAKLKEESRYLLALPDSEEEDQNFIVTHSVKTAVVALALSLFLNIPPHKQIEIGLAALLHEIGMIRIPPQIYKHNRKLTPKERQTIITHPVISFKILKEAGFPNPVVLAVLEHHEYIDGTGYPRKLRGDQISLYGKIIGVASSYAAAVSKRPFREGRDGHSGIMDLVKEMGRRYDDTILRALVLTLSVYPVGTYVLLTNKVKALVVKTDQKRPKEPTVRLLVNENNTLYPEQPVVQIREDNEVKIARPLSRSEIEELKKQLPLRH; encoded by the coding sequence ATGAAAAGTATTTCAACCAGTAGCCTTGAACCGCAGATTTATATTAATGCGCCTCTGTTTCTAGACGAGGGCTATGTGCTTCTCACCCCGGATATTCCCGTTACCCGACGACTGATCGAACGGCTGGAATCATGGTATTTCGAAACGGTTTATAGTGACGGAATGCCGGTCGATGCTCCACCGGCTGACGGGACGGGAAAGGTCGGGGTCCTCGATGCAACCATGAAAGAGAGCGAGGCTCTCCAGAATGCCGTCGATTTCATTACCGAAGAAACCGGGAAACTTGCAAAGGTCTATACCTCCTTTCTCGAACATAATGTACTATCGATAAATGAACTTTCAGACATCGTCAAAGAGATCATTGCAAAGCTCAAGGAAGAGAGCCGTTATCTTCTTGCCCTTCCCGACAGTGAAGAAGAGGATCAGAACTTTATTGTTACCCATTCGGTAAAGACAGCCGTAGTGGCCTTGGCTCTGTCGCTTTTTCTCAATATTCCTCCTCATAAACAGATCGAGATAGGCCTTGCGGCCCTGCTTCACGAAATCGGGATGATTCGGATTCCGCCCCAGATCTACAAACACAACAGAAAGCTGACCCCGAAGGAGCGACAAACCATCATCACCCATCCCGTCATCAGCTTCAAGATTCTCAAAGAGGCGGGATTCCCCAATCCTGTTGTTCTGGCAGTCCTGGAGCACCACGAATATATCGACGGAACAGGTTACCCGAGAAAACTTCGTGGAGATCAGATTTCCTTGTACGGTAAAATCATAGGCGTTGCATCCTCCTATGCCGCAGCGGTTTCGAAACGGCCGTTTCGGGAAGGAAGAGACGGCCATTCCGGAATCATGGATCTGGTAAAGGAGATGGGGCGACGTTACGACGATACAATCCTCAGGGCCCTGGTTCTGACACTTTCGGTCTATCCCGTAGGGACCTATGTGCTTCTTACCAACAAGGTCAAGGCCCTTGTCGTCAAGACCGATCAGAAGCGACCTAAGGAGCCGACGGTCCGCCTTTTGGTTAATGAAAACAACACGCTCTATCCGGAGCAGCCCGTGGTACAGATTCGGGAAGATAATGAGGTAAAGATTGCCCGTCCGCTTTCCCGAAGTGAGATCGAAGAGTTGAAAAAACAGTTACCCCTGCGCCATTAG
- a CDS encoding nucleoside kinase: protein MNQVTGTLPDGSRETVAYGTRVSEFLPSSEADDPQGPVVAALVNNDLVTPSFKIEIDATVEPVKLYSKYGNRIYRRSLSFLLGLASKKVFPDRHLVIGHSLGDGYYYYYNGMAGVGEEEIARLEAEMRAIVKAALPIKRSVISYEQALEMVRKENLPATELLLRYRNDPKIPLYMCDHFFDISYEPLLDNTSLLSLFELRNYPPGFLLRYPRSKEPTKLGSFVDHPLLFSIFKEYKAWGKILDVNCTGRLNQLIEERNIAPFIQVAEALHDKKISQIADQIAQRRDTVRVVLIAGPSSSGKTTFTKKLAIQLQVLGFNPVVIGLDDYFLPRGKTPLDADGNPDLESLHALNIEQLNSHLLALFAGREIEVPIFDFKAGKPKEHGKKLRFGKRNILLMEGIHGLNPDLTPEIPREQKHLVYISALTQLNLDDHNRIATTDNRLCRRMVRDHQFRGNSALSTLEMWPSVRRGEDNNIFPYQHLADSAFNSALDYELAVLKPYVEPLLNTVKPFRRQYSEARRLLAFLTNFSSIPVQYVPQHSILREFVGGSGFSY, encoded by the coding sequence ATGAATCAAGTGACGGGGACACTGCCCGACGGCAGCAGAGAAACAGTTGCTTACGGAACAAGAGTCAGTGAATTTCTTCCATCATCGGAAGCGGATGACCCACAGGGGCCGGTCGTAGCGGCCCTTGTCAATAACGATCTGGTTACTCCTTCTTTTAAGATCGAAATCGACGCAACCGTCGAGCCGGTTAAACTCTATAGCAAATACGGCAACAGGATCTATCGGCGTTCCCTCTCCTTTTTACTCGGGCTTGCTTCAAAAAAGGTCTTTCCCGACCGCCACCTCGTGATCGGTCACAGCCTCGGAGACGGCTACTACTACTATTACAACGGAATGGCTGGTGTCGGGGAGGAAGAAATTGCCCGTCTTGAAGCAGAGATGCGTGCAATAGTAAAAGCGGCTCTGCCGATCAAACGTTCGGTGATCAGCTATGAGCAGGCTCTCGAAATGGTCCGCAAGGAAAATCTTCCGGCAACAGAGCTGCTCCTTCGTTACCGAAACGATCCGAAGATTCCTTTATACATGTGTGATCATTTTTTCGATATCAGCTATGAACCCTTGCTGGACAATACCTCGCTGCTGTCGCTCTTCGAATTGAGAAACTATCCCCCAGGCTTTCTTCTTCGCTATCCAAGGTCGAAAGAACCGACAAAGCTCGGATCGTTTGTCGACCATCCCCTCCTTTTTTCAATTTTTAAAGAATATAAGGCTTGGGGAAAAATTCTGGATGTAAATTGTACGGGGAGGTTGAATCAGCTTATCGAGGAACGAAACATTGCCCCCTTCATCCAGGTAGCAGAAGCACTTCACGATAAGAAGATCAGCCAGATTGCCGACCAGATCGCGCAACGGCGGGATACGGTACGAGTGGTCCTCATTGCAGGTCCCTCTTCATCGGGAAAAACAACCTTCACAAAAAAACTGGCGATACAACTTCAGGTACTTGGCTTTAATCCCGTCGTTATCGGCCTTGATGATTACTTTCTCCCCAGGGGAAAAACACCTTTGGATGCCGATGGTAATCCCGATCTTGAGAGTCTCCACGCCCTCAATATCGAGCAGCTTAACAGCCATCTTCTTGCACTTTTTGCGGGTAGAGAAATCGAGGTCCCCATCTTCGATTTTAAAGCGGGGAAACCGAAAGAGCATGGGAAAAAGCTTCGCTTCGGAAAACGCAATATTCTGCTCATGGAAGGGATTCACGGACTCAACCCCGATCTTACCCCAGAGATACCGAGAGAACAGAAACACTTGGTTTATATCTCCGCTCTTACCCAGCTCAACCTCGACGACCATAATAGGATCGCGACCACCGACAACAGGCTCTGCCGCCGAATGGTTAGGGACCATCAGTTCCGAGGGAACAGCGCACTCTCTACCCTGGAAATGTGGCCTTCTGTCAGACGGGGGGAAGATAACAACATATTCCCCTATCAGCATCTTGCGGATTCGGCCTTCAACAGTGCCTTAGACTATGAGCTTGCGGTGCTAAAACCTTACGTGGAGCCGCTGTTGAATACAGTCAAACCCTTCCGCCGGCAGTACAGTGAAGCGAGAAGGCTCCTGGCATTTCTGACCAATTTCTCTTCGATCCCGGTCCAGTATGTCCCCCAACATTCCATCTTGCGGGAATTTGTGGGAGGAAGCGGCTTTAGCTACTAG
- a CDS encoding AEC family transporter, with amino-acid sequence MIFSTFVLLLPLFLIIGAGYLFARFYAVGEASLIAVLTDFFMPMLVFVSLYRSTITPLELGRLFGATSTVVVIMLLLAVLYARIVRIDPKSFALPVIFMNSGFLGIPLMQIWGGSEAMNIIIIFDEIQTLYIFTLGLVIIRGGVSKKAIKASLSSPILWAVIAGFGANVGGLPIPHPILDTCAFAGDAAPPLAAFTLGLSIHARKPQLEIHLFAGILLRIVAGFLTALLVVTLFGFSGTARTVLLVTGALPAALFSYVLPSRYGIDSRRAQGIVIATTMLSIIIIPVAFAIAQAL; translated from the coding sequence ATGATTTTTTCAACCTTTGTTCTGCTGCTGCCGCTTTTTCTCATCATAGGTGCCGGCTACCTTTTCGCCAGGTTCTATGCAGTGGGTGAAGCATCATTGATCGCAGTCCTCACAGACTTTTTCATGCCGATGTTGGTTTTCGTTTCACTGTACCGATCTACCATTACTCCGTTGGAACTTGGAAGACTTTTCGGGGCTACCAGTACCGTGGTGGTGATCATGTTGCTGCTGGCAGTATTGTATGCCCGTATCGTCCGAATAGACCCGAAGAGCTTTGCCTTACCGGTAATCTTCATGAACTCAGGCTTTCTCGGCATCCCCCTTATGCAGATATGGGGAGGCTCGGAGGCGATGAATATCATCATCATTTTTGATGAAATTCAGACCCTCTATATCTTCACCCTTGGGCTCGTCATCATTCGGGGAGGGGTAAGCAAAAAGGCCATCAAAGCCTCCCTAAGCAGCCCGATTCTCTGGGCCGTTATCGCCGGATTCGGGGCAAATGTGGGCGGACTGCCGATCCCTCATCCCATTCTCGACACCTGCGCCTTCGCCGGCGATGCAGCGCCCCCGCTTGCGGCCTTTACCCTGGGGCTCTCCATCCATGCCCGCAAACCTCAATTGGAAATACACCTCTTTGCAGGAATCCTTCTCAGGATCGTCGCCGGATTTCTTACGGCCCTGCTTGTGGTCACCCTCTTCGGCTTCTCAGGAACAGCCCGCACGGTACTTTTGGTAACGGGGGCCTTACCGGCGGCACTGTTCAGCTATGTCCTTCCCAGTCGCTACGGCATAGATAGCCGAAGAGCCCAGGGAATTGTTATCGCCACGACGATGCTGAGTATCATCATCATCCCCGTGGCATTTGCAATTGCCCAGGCACTATAA
- a CDS encoding GntR family transcriptional regulator, with amino-acid sequence MEFDDTRPIYLQIADFMFEQIITGTWPVETRVPSIREFAGMMQVNPNTAMRTYSYLQELGVIYNKRGIGYFVAPEGAKRVKRERKKSFFEEELPALFHAMETLDITIDEVIDAYETCRKEQRKE; translated from the coding sequence ATGGAGTTTGATGATACACGTCCCATTTATCTTCAGATCGCCGATTTTATGTTTGAACAGATTATTACCGGTACTTGGCCCGTAGAAACGAGGGTTCCCTCCATTAGGGAATTTGCAGGGATGATGCAGGTGAATCCCAATACGGCGATGCGGACCTATAGTTACCTTCAGGAGCTTGGGGTTATCTATAACAAGCGGGGCATCGGCTACTTTGTGGCCCCGGAGGGCGCCAAAAGGGTCAAACGGGAGCGGAAAAAAAGTTTCTTCGAGGAAGAATTACCCGCATTGTTTCATGCGATGGAGACCCTCGATATAACGATTGATGAAGTGATCGACGCCTATGAAACCTGCCGAAAGGAGCAGAGAAAAGAATGA
- a CDS encoding ABC transporter ATP-binding protein, giving the protein MIRISGMDFGYGKNHLFRGLNLNLKPGNIYGLLGKNGAGKTTLLQIMSGLLFPEAGEVLLLGREPAKRSPSLLAEIFFLAEDFHVNALTGEAYELLYAPFYERFDHHQFLSYLEEFDIPGNRKLTTFSYGQRKKFLLSFGLACNTSILFLDEPTNGLDIPSKNQFRRVLASAVDETKTIIISTHQVRDMGHLIDPIVIVDSGAIILNRTIAEIGRSLLMRYVRALPSDPAPIYSDQALGGYIVVEENKSGEEGSVDIEVFFNAVMTARERVEAALQRRAG; this is encoded by the coding sequence ATGATCCGAATATCCGGAATGGATTTTGGGTATGGTAAAAACCATCTTTTTCGCGGTTTGAACTTAAACCTAAAGCCAGGTAATATCTACGGACTCCTTGGTAAAAATGGTGCGGGGAAGACAACACTTTTGCAGATTATGTCGGGGCTGCTTTTCCCTGAGGCCGGGGAGGTCCTTCTCCTTGGGCGGGAACCTGCCAAGCGTTCTCCTTCGCTTCTTGCCGAAATTTTCTTTCTTGCAGAGGACTTTCATGTAAATGCGCTTACCGGGGAGGCCTACGAGTTGCTGTATGCTCCCTTTTATGAGCGCTTTGACCACCATCAGTTTCTCTCTTATCTCGAAGAGTTTGATATCCCAGGGAACCGGAAGCTTACCACCTTTTCCTATGGCCAGCGTAAAAAATTTCTTCTCTCCTTCGGCCTTGCATGCAATACCTCGATACTTTTCCTTGATGAACCCACAAACGGATTGGATATTCCTTCCAAAAATCAATTTCGGCGGGTGCTTGCCTCCGCAGTCGATGAAACCAAGACCATTATTATTTCAACCCACCAGGTACGGGATATGGGGCACTTGATTGATCCCATTGTCATTGTGGATTCAGGGGCGATTATTCTCAACCGTACGATTGCAGAAATCGGTAGGTCGCTACTGATGCGCTATGTTCGGGCGCTTCCTTCCGACCCGGCTCCTATTTATAGCGATCAGGCCCTGGGGGGCTACATCGTGGTGGAGGAGAACAAAAGCGGAGAGGAAGGTTCGGTTGATATCGAGGTTTTCTTCAATGCTGTCATGACAGCTCGGGAAAGGGTCGAGGCCGCACTTCAAAGGAGGGCCGGGTGA
- the aat gene encoding leucyl/phenylalanyl-tRNA--protein transferase translates to MPFFTEGLPVVTFPAPKDDEGIVAIGGNLSPEILVSAYGQGVFPWFGEDSPILWWNPHPRFVLFPEKLHSPHRLERRIRSGEYRVTMDRAFDQVIRGCSEVPRPGQEGTWITEEMITAYQRLHSLGYAHSFESWFEGELVGGLYGVSVGALFCGESMFALRRDASKVAFVTAVRFLVRQNYRLIDCQVYTEHLASFGAEEISREHFLSLLSRYRDMETETIS, encoded by the coding sequence ATGCCTTTTTTTACCGAAGGGCTGCCGGTTGTAACATTTCCGGCGCCTAAAGATGATGAAGGAATTGTTGCCATAGGGGGAAACCTTTCGCCCGAGATTCTCGTCTCCGCATATGGGCAGGGGGTCTTTCCCTGGTTTGGTGAAGACAGCCCCATTCTTTGGTGGAACCCCCATCCCCGGTTCGTCCTCTTTCCTGAAAAACTCCACTCGCCTCATCGGCTTGAACGACGTATACGCTCCGGTGAATATCGGGTCACCATGGATCGGGCCTTTGATCAAGTCATACGAGGCTGTTCCGAGGTGCCTCGTCCCGGGCAGGAGGGCACCTGGATAACCGAAGAGATGATTACGGCATACCAGAGGCTTCACAGCCTGGGCTATGCTCATTCCTTTGAAAGTTGGTTCGAAGGAGAGCTTGTGGGAGGGCTTTACGGTGTTTCTGTGGGGGCCCTTTTTTGTGGCGAATCGATGTTCGCACTTCGGCGTGATGCAAGTAAGGTTGCCTTTGTCACTGCCGTACGGTTTCTTGTCCGGCAGAACTATCGACTCATCGACTGCCAAGTCTATACCGAGCACCTTGCCTCTTTTGGTGCGGAAGAAATCTCCAGAGAACACTTCCTTTCCCTTCTTTCCCGTTATCGTGACATGGAAACGGAAACTATTTCCTGA